The genomic stretch ATCTTCAGAAGCGTGGTCTTCCCGCATCCGCTCGTGCCGAGAAGGCAGAGCGTCTCGCCCTGCTCGACTGAGAACGAGACATCCTTCACGGCATGAAAGCCGTCAGGATAGTTCTTGTTCACTTTTTCAAGAGAGAGAAGCGCGCCCATGGGTGTCCCCCGCTTTTTGCCTGAGAGCACTCGGTGAGAGAGGAAGGATCTGCCGCGGCTCAGGGCGGCGAGTGCCGAAAGAGATAAAATCCCCTCAGGACATGAGTTCGTCGCTGGCCTGGTGAATAACCTGTCACTGAGCCCGCTGCCAAAAAATTTATCCCTGCACGGTTCCCGGCCGGGGAGGATATCACATTGTGAACAGGAAACATTTGCATGATTCGATTCCTGGTCTTGTGGAGTTTTTTGCCCCTATGGGAATATGTGTAAAGGAGGCTTTCATGAAGAAGTTTCACTCCATCTTGCTCTGCCTTATCCTTCTCCTGGCGGTCTTTGAGGCTGCCAATGCAGCCCCGGATGCTGTCACGCCCGTCACCCCTCTTTCAATCTCTCCCGAAGGAGCCATCACCCCTGAGCTCCGGGTACGCATGGAGGGCGCCCTTCCCCGGGACAGCCGCACAAAAGCCAATATCAATGCCGTGACGGTCAACAGCATAAACACCCTGGTTATCAACAGAGATATGGTCACAGGGCATTCCAACATCTATTCACAGAAGATAGATACCGGCAGGATTACCAATCAGAAGGTGAGCGGGCGGTGCTGGCTCTTTTCATCGCTGAACATGCTGCGCCAGCCGATGCTCAAAAAATACCAAGTCGATACCTTCGAGTTTTCCGAGAACTACCTCACCTTCTGGGATAAGATGGAAAAGGCCAATTTTTTCCTGGAAGCCATTATCGCCACAGAAACAAGGGATTTGCGGGACAGGATGGTTCAGCAGCTCCTGCGGGAGCCCTTTGAAGACGGTGGTCAGTGGAACTACACGGTAGCCCTCGTAAAAAAATATGGCATCGTCCCGAAGTCTGCCATGGATGAATCCTATCACAGCAGCAATACAGGGATTATGGACAGGGTAGTCTGCTCTCTTCTCAGGAAAGATGCATCCCTGCTGAGGAAAATGCATAGTGAGGGTAAAAGCGGGAAGGAGCAGAGAACGTGCAAGGAAGCGATGCTGATTGAGGTGTACCGCGTCCTGACCTACTGCCTCGGCACACCTCCCGGTAATTTCGAGTGGCGCTATGAAGACAAGAGTAAAAAGGCAAGCATTCCGAAGACCTACACTCCCCAGGAGTACTACCAGAAAGAGCTCGGCGCGGTCCTTGATGACTACGTATTCCTTTACAGCTGCCCCACCTGGCCCTTCAACAGGCTTTACCAGATCGACCTGGATCGCAACATGGTGGAAATGCAGAACATGACCTTCATCAACATTGAAATGAATGAACTCAAGGATATCGCCCGTAAATCGGTGGAGGCCGGTGAGCCGGTCTGGTTCGGATGCGACTCGAGCAAAGATATGGACCGGGATTCCGGCATCATGCGCCATGGCTTTTTCGATTATGGAAGCCTTTTTGGTATTGATCTCTCCATGTCAAAGGAAGACAGGGTCAGCTACCATGATTCCACGCCGAGCCATGACATGGTGCTGATGGGTGTTGACATCGTCGATGGCAGGGTCAGAAAGTGGCTTGTCGAGAACAGCTGGGGGAAGGAGCGCGGCAATGACGGCTATTTTTCCATGTATGAGAGCTGGTTTGACGAATATGTCTATGCCATGGTCGTTAAAAAAAAGCATGTCTCCCAGGCCACGCTCAATCTGCTGAAGACAAAGCCCATAGTACTGCCGGAAGATGATCCCATGAGGGAGAGCATAAGGATCTGGTAGCCCGCACCTTGAAGCCCCCTGGATGTCCCATATTCATGTAATGTTCCCGATATGGTATGACCAGCTGCCTCTCCATCTAGAGGCTGGAGACCTTGCCATACCTCTTAACGCTCATCACCCGCCCCAGAATTTTTTTTGCGTCCACAGTCTCTTCACAGTCAAGGGGCGGCGGCTCCATTATGGTGACGGAGACCCCTTTATGGGTCACTTCTGTTTTCTGTATTTTCCCGTATTTGGCCTTTTTCCCCGATTCATAGAGCACCAGGTGACCTTTCTTGTAGAGGGTGTAAACAAGCTTTTTTATAATCACCGTGTCTCCCTTGCGCACTTTTGGGGGAAAATCATCATCTTCCACCTTTATTTCAACTTCCGGGGCTCTCATCAATGCTTCCCTGATGGCCCCCGTCCTGCCGAACCTCCTGAATTCAGCTTCGGAAACATTTTGCACCGAAGGCTTTCCTTCATCACCATCCTTATGCTCCAAACCCGGACCTAAATCGAGCCTTTCTGAAGATTTCAATGCTATCGCACGATTCACAAGGTCCTCGACTGAGACCTTGGATTCTCCGGCGGGCAAAGCAGTTTTTTTCGGTTCGCGTGATGAGTGGGCTCCCATAGAGGTGAGCAGTTCCACGATCTGTTTTTTGTTGAATATCACTGCAAAATCAAGAGGGGTGCGATTCTTCTGATCAGCAGCATCGAGAGGAGCCCCGGAGGATATGAGAAGTCTTATCATCCCGGGATGGCCCTGCTGTGCAGCACAATGAAGAGGGGTTATTCCTGCAGAATCCCGGGCATCCAGCCTGGCGCCTTTTGAAATAAGGAGCCCGGCCGCCTCACTATGACCTTTCGTGGAAGCGAGGTGAAGGGGGGTCTGACCGTTCTCATCCTTCACGTTCACCTCAACCCCTTTTGCGATGAGGAATTCTATCATTTCCTGATTATTGTCGTCGGTAGCGGAGTGGAGCAGTGTTCTTCCTGTGTCATAAGGTTCATCAAGTCGTGCTCCCGCAGAAAGAAGGAGTTCTGCCGCTTTCGCTGAGGTGACCGCGTGAATCGGCTTTCTTCCATCAAGATCTGTTGCGTCTGTTCCGGCACCTGCCAGTAAAAGAAGCCTTATGACTCCCGGCATATCCTTGCCTGCCGCGATATGAAGGGGAGTCAGCCCCTCGTACGTCACCTCATGGATATCGGAGCCCTTTATCACGAGCAATCCTGCCAGCTCAGCCTGTCCTTTCAGCAAGGCCAGCTGAAGAGGGGTCAGCCCCGCATCATTTTTCGCCTTGAGGTTCGCTTCTTTTTCCACAAGAAGCTTTGCGATGTCCTCGTATCCCTCCTGGCTCGCCCAGTGAAGCGGCGTCAATCCATCGTCATCCTTTATGTTTACCCTGGCTTCATGGGCAAGCAGAAACTCGACCACTTCCTTTTGGTTGTTGAATGACGCGCAGTGGAGCGGCGTCTGGCCGAGGTTGTTCCTTGCCTCAATATCAATCCGTGCAGAGAGAAGGAGCTCTGCAATTCTCTTGGAGAAGGCAAGGTGCAGCGGCGTGGAACCGTTGCCATCCTTAACATTGCAGTCTATGCCTTGTTGCATGAGCCTCTCCAGCAATTCAGGATCGTTTTTTTCTACCGCCTTGAAAATATCTTTCTTTGCTGCCGATGCGGCCGAATGCTCCTCGTCTTTTTCCGATGAAGGGGAGGTGAGCCTCTGGGCTCGCTTCTTCCCCAGTCCGAGCAGATCTCCCAGTGACCTGTTTTCCTTCAGAGCTTTCTGAAGCTCATCTATCTGTTCTGCAAGGGCCCTCTGAAGGGAGATAATTCTTTCGCCCGCTCGGATTCTCGCCCGAAGCTCAAGCGTGTCGAAGGGCTTGGAAATAAAATCATCGGCTCCGGCTTCAAAGGCAAGGGTAATATCCTCTTTTTCCGCTTTTATCGTAAAAATGATGATATATTTCCGGTCTGCCATCGATGATTCACGGATAAGCCGGCACAGCTCAACCCCTTTTTTGCCGGGCATCATCCAGTCCAGTATCACTAAATCCGGTGATTCTTCGGCGTTAAGAGCTTCCCAGGCATCATCTCCATTGGCAAGGCTTACCACCTCGTAACCCCATTGATCCAACAACCTTTCGAGCAAGCGTCGGACCGTTGTTTCGTCATCGGCTATAAGCACTTTTTTACAAGACATTTTCCCACCTCATATGCCTGCTGGTATTCAGTCACCATATTCTTCAAAGGGAGAGAACCGGTCCCTCTTCAGGTTCATCTTGCTTGCGTAAGTCTCATCGCTTTGAATTTCAGAAGTGCAGCTTAATTTCCACGCAGTGCAGTGAATAGCTCGTGCTTTGGCATATCAATTACTTTTCTACAGGTGATGTCAATCTTCCTTGGAATGAATGCATGAATTCTGAAAAATCACGCCGCCAGGGCAAGAATGAAACGATAGAAGACCGCCTTCTCAATAGTAATCCAACCACTCCGATGGAAAATGTCGCCGTTATAGAGATATGGAGGCGTCTTTGTTGGCTTATACATGCGTTTTTCAGATGTTTATGTTTTTTGTGCTATTCCAATGCAGGGAGATCCGGCCTTTTCTGAAAGGGATCTATCGGCCGAGTCTCTGGGGCATACAGGAACCCCGGGAAGTTCCTAGAATCTCACTGCAAAGGGATTGCACAAGGAGGGACTATGGGAAAAAAAGAGCACAAGGACCGTACGCACCTGCCCCTCAGGGAACCGCAGCATCTACACTCGAAGATCCTGGATGTCCGCAACGCCGAGCCGCCGCCCCGCTTCCAGGTCAAGCCGCCTGCGGGCGCGCCGAATGTGCTGATCATCATGCTTGATGACTTCGGCTTCGGCCAGTCGAGCGTCTTTGGCGGACCTATTCATATGCCGAATGCGGAACGCCTGGCGAAGAGCGGGCTGCGCTACAACAACTTCCACACCACCGCCTTGTGCTCGCCCACACGGGCGACCCTGCTCACCGGGCGCAATCATCATACGTGCAATACCGGCTCGGTGATGGAGACCTCCACCGCGTATCCCGGGAATTCCGGGCAACGGCCTCAGAACGTCGCTCCCCTGGCGATGACGTTGCGCTACAACGGCTACTCGACCGGGTATTTCGGCAAGAGCCACGAGACCGCCGCGTGGGAGGTGAGCCCTTCCGGTCCCACAGACCGCTGGCCGACACGCTGCGGTTTTGACAAATTCTATGGATTCCTCGCGGGAGAGACGAACCAGTGGTCTCCGGCGGTTTATGAGGACATGACCAGGATCGAGGTGCCGAAGGATCCGAAATATCACTTCATGACCGACATGACGAACCATGCAATGGTATGGATGCGGTCACAGAAAGCCCTCACGCCGGACAAGCCGTTCTTCCTCTACTTCGCGCCTGGTGCGACCCATGCGCCCCATCACGTGGCGAAGGAGTGGATTGCAAAGTACAAGGGAAAATTCGACGGCGGCTGGGACAAGCTGCGGGAAGAGACCTTCGCGCGCCAGAAGCGTCTCGGCGTCATCCCTCAGGAGACGAAGCTGGCGCCGAAGCCTGAGGCCATCAAGGACTGGGACCGGCTGACCCCCGATGAGCAGAAGCTCTTCGCCGCCCAGATGGAGGTTTATGCTGGCTTTGCCGAGTATGCCGACGACGAGATCGGCAGGCTCCTGACGGCTGTCGAGGAGATGGGGCAGCTCGACAACACCCTCGTCTACTATCTTCTCGGTGACAACGGCGCCAGCGCGGAAGGGGGCGAGGGCGGCCTTTTCAACGAGATGACCTTTTTCAACCAGATCCCGGAGAAGGTTGAGGACATCCTGAAACGCATCGATGAGCTCGGCGGTCCGACC from Candidatus Eremiobacterota bacterium encodes the following:
- a CDS encoding C1 family peptidase, whose protein sequence is MKKFHSILLCLILLLAVFEAANAAPDAVTPVTPLSISPEGAITPELRVRMEGALPRDSRTKANINAVTVNSINTLVINRDMVTGHSNIYSQKIDTGRITNQKVSGRCWLFSSLNMLRQPMLKKYQVDTFEFSENYLTFWDKMEKANFFLEAIIATETRDLRDRMVQQLLREPFEDGGQWNYTVALVKKYGIVPKSAMDESYHSSNTGIMDRVVCSLLRKDASLLRKMHSEGKSGKEQRTCKEAMLIEVYRVLTYCLGTPPGNFEWRYEDKSKKASIPKTYTPQEYYQKELGAVLDDYVFLYSCPTWPFNRLYQIDLDRNMVEMQNMTFINIEMNELKDIARKSVEAGEPVWFGCDSSKDMDRDSGIMRHGFFDYGSLFGIDLSMSKEDRVSYHDSTPSHDMVLMGVDIVDGRVRKWLVENSWGKERGNDGYFSMYESWFDEYVYAMVVKKKHVSQATLNLLKTKPIVLPEDDPMRESIRIW
- a CDS encoding ankyrin repeat domain-containing protein; translation: MSCKKVLIADDETTVRRLLERLLDQWGYEVVSLANGDDAWEALNAEESPDLVILDWMMPGKKGVELCRLIRESSMADRKYIIIFTIKAEKEDITLAFEAGADDFISKPFDTLELRARIRAGERIISLQRALAEQIDELQKALKENRSLGDLLGLGKKRAQRLTSPSSEKDEEHSAASAAKKDIFKAVEKNDPELLERLMQQGIDCNVKDGNGSTPLHLAFSKRIAELLLSARIDIEARNNLGQTPLHCASFNNQKEVVEFLLAHEARVNIKDDDGLTPLHWASQEGYEDIAKLLVEKEANLKAKNDAGLTPLQLALLKGQAELAGLLVIKGSDIHEVTYEGLTPLHIAAGKDMPGVIRLLLLAGAGTDATDLDGRKPIHAVTSAKAAELLLSAGARLDEPYDTGRTLLHSATDDNNQEMIEFLIAKGVEVNVKDENGQTPLHLASTKGHSEAAGLLISKGARLDARDSAGITPLHCAAQQGHPGMIRLLISSGAPLDAADQKNRTPLDFAVIFNKKQIVELLTSMGAHSSREPKKTALPAGESKVSVEDLVNRAIALKSSERLDLGPGLEHKDGDEGKPSVQNVSEAEFRRFGRTGAIREALMRAPEVEIKVEDDDFPPKVRKGDTVIIKKLVYTLYKKGHLVLYESGKKAKYGKIQKTEVTHKGVSVTIMEPPPLDCEETVDAKKILGRVMSVKRYGKVSSL